The following DNA comes from Petrotoga sp. 9PW.55.5.1.
CTATTATTCTACCTGGCATTTTTCTTATATACTTCTTTTTTGAGGCAAAGAAACCTAGACCTGGTCCTCCAAGAGATGGATGGTTACCTAATGACTGTCCTTCTCCAACAACAATATCAGCCCCAAACTTTCCAGGAGCTTCTAAAAGTCCTAAAGAAATAGGGTACGTTGTAACTATAAAAATTACATTATCAGGAATATTTTCTTTTATTTTTTTCAAATCTTCGACTATACCAAAAAAATTGGGATAAGCAACAACAACACATGAAGTATTCTCATCAATTTTTGAATTTAAATCTTCGATATCAACCTGCCCTGTTTGAGAAATATAATTTACTTCTTCTAGTTTCATCTCTTGAGCTTCAATATAAGTTTTGACTACTTCTTGGTATTCGGGATGTACTAATTTAGAAACCAAAGCATTGTTTTTGCCATTAATTCTTTTTGCCATCAACACAGCTTCTGCTAATGCGCTGGCGCCATCATACATCGATGAATTAGCTACCTCCATACCAGTAAGCTCACAAATTAAACTTTGATATTCATAAAGCATCTGTAGAGTACCTTGAGAAACTTCGGCTTGATAAGGTGTATATGCAGTTAAAAAGTTTCTATTGGAAGCGATTTGATATACAACAGAAGGTATATAGTGGTTATAAATTCCTGCGCCTCTAAATATCCCATAATCTTCTATGTTTTTATTCAATTTAGCCAAATCTTGAAGTCTTTCTTTAACTTCTATCTCGCTCATACTAGAAGGTATATTCAATGTAGAATTGTATAAATGCGGAACATCTTCATACAACTCATCAATACTTTCTATGTTCAAAAATTCAAGCATTTGCTCTACATCTTTTTCAGTATGAGGCAAATAAGGGAATTTATTCATAATATGTTTTCACCTCTTTCGTTTTTTGTATATTACTATATTTTTTTGTTTCTAACACTGCCTTTATAGAAAGGAGTTTTTACTATTTCTGTTTCCAACATTTTATTTCTAGCTTTTATATATATCCTTGTGCCTATTTTTGAAAAATCTTTGTCAACGTAACCCAATGCAAGATTTTTGTTCAAAGTTGGTGATTTAACACCGCTTGTTACAAAGCCAATCTTTATATCTTTAGACTCGTCGTATATTTCATAACCGTGTCTTACAGGCATCTTATCAAGTATTTCCATGCCAACCAACTTTCTTTTGATTCCTGTTTCTTTCTGATTTAAAAGTACATCTTTCCCTATAAAATCTTTATCAAAATCAACCGCCCATTTTAACCCCGCTTCTAATGGAGTTGTATTATCATCCATATCGTTACCATACAATAACATTTTAGGTTCAAACCTCAAAGTGTCTCTACAGCCAAGCCCACAAGGCTTACCATCAACTTGTTGAGCTAATTCTAAAAGTTTATCCCAAACGTTTACAGAAATTTCTGGAGGCAAATAAAGTTCAAAACCATCTTCTCCAGTGTATCCGGTTCTAGAGATAATAACTTTTTTATTATCTATTTCAATATCTCTAAAAGTATAATAATCTACTTCATCCAAATTAATTTTAGTTAAATATTTTTGTAACTGCTCTTGAGCCTTTGGACCCTGAAAAGCTATCTGACAGTATTCATCACTAACATTCTGAACATCAACATCAAATTTATCGTCATGTTTCTTAATCCAATTAAAATCTTTTTCTGTATTAGAAGCATTTACGACCAATAAAACCTTTTGATTGCTAAACTTATACGCTAAAAGATCGTCAATTATACCTCCATTATCGTTACACATTGGAGAGTAAATTATATCTCCTGCTTCTATTTTCTTAATGTTATTTGTTATCAAAAAATCAACAAATTCTTCAGCTTCAGACCCTTCTATAAGAATTTCTCCCATATGAGAGACATCAAAAACACCAATATTATTTCGTACTGATTGATGTTCATCTATAATAGAAGAATACCACAAAGGGAGCTCCCATCCTGCAAATTCACCTAACTTAGCGCCTAGTTCTTTATGTTTATTATATAGTGGTGTTTTTTTCATCTCGTTTAATTCTTCGCCTCCTTTTTTAAACCCTATAATTATTTGTTTAGCCTTTTCAAAATCCTCTTCTTCAACATAAATATCGTAAATTACACCTTCACCAAAATACTCTCCGCCTATTCCTATAGAAGATTTTAAAAAAGCCTGTATACCGTTATTCTCAAGAACCTGTTTCAAAATTTGACTCCGAGAAAAATCATAAAATTCTTTGACTTTTTTCAACATCATATAAACCTCCCAAACTTTGTTTTGAAAACTCTTGAGATTATCTTGCGGGAGAAACAAAGAAATTTTTTTCATTACAATTATATCATTCTTTACAAACGAATAAAAATAAGAAATATCTAAATTGGTCATTTTTTCAAATAGATCGAATAGTAGTTATTTCTTAAAAAAACAATCTTCCTTTTCTATGGTATAATTTTTTATAAGATCAAAAATAACTAAATTAAAGAAATATGCAAGGTAGGTAAAAACAAGTGAAATTTATACATACCGCTGACTGGCATCTTGGAAAAATAATTTACTCAAATTATATGACCGAGGATCAAAGATTTATTTTGAATAAGTTCATAAACTACCTACACAGTAATTCCCCTGATCTTTTGATTATATCTGGTGATTTATACGATAGAGCAGTACCGCCCTCCGAGGCAGTTAGTTTGTTGAATGAAGTCCTTTCAAAGATTGTTCTTGAAATGCAAATACCGACTTTAATTATATCAGGGAATCATGATAGTTCTGAAAGGCTTGAATTCTTAAACGGTATCCTTTCAGGAATGAATCTCCACATAGAAGGAACTTTGAAAAAAGAAGTAAAAAAGATAACCTTTGAGGATGAATATGGACCAGTTAACTTTTACTTACTTCCATACGTTGAAATGCAAAGGGCAAAAGAACTCTTTAAAACTGATTTTGAAAACAAGACACAGGTTATCGAATACTATATAGACAATATGAAGGTTAAAGATGATGAGCGAAATATTTTAATCGCTCACGAATATGTTATGGGGGCGGAAGAAAGTGAATCAGAAAGACCGTTATCAATAGGTGGCAGTGAATATGTTGAACCTTCAGTTTTTAATAAGTTTGACTATGTGGCCTTGGGGCATCTTCACCGCCCACAAAAAGTAAAAAATGAAAATATAAACTATTCTGGTTCACTTCTTAAGTATTCTTTTAGTGAAGTAAACCACATAAAGGGCATGAATATTGTTAAAATGAAGGAAAAGGGAAATGTTGAAATAGATAAAATAAGCTTCAATCCTATCAGAGAAATGAAAATTATTAAAGGGATGTTTGAAGAAATAATCAAAAAGAATCCATCCGACAATTATTTGCAAATCGTCTTAGAAGATGAAGAACCGATTTTTGATGCGATATACAAATTAAGGGCTAAATTTCCAAACGTTTTATCCCTTGAGTTTCCAAACCAACAAATTTCAGAAAACATATTTTCATTGGACAAAAATGTAAATGATATATCTCCTTTAGAAATTTTTGAGATTTTTTTTAAAGAAGTAAAAAAAAGAGAGTTGTCTATTCAAGAAAAAAGAAAAGTAGAAGAAATATTTGAAGAAGTAATAAAAGAGAGAAGTGATGAAAGTTGAAACCTCTAAACTTAAAATTCCAGGCTTTTGGCCCTTTCTTGGAAGAACAAGAGATAGATTTTACAAAATTACAAAACGAAGGTTTATTTTTAATATCTGGTCCAACTGGAGCGGGTAAAACAACTATTTTTGATGCGATATGTTATGCACTGTATGGTACAGGTTCTATGGGAGAAAGAGGAGATTCTAACGCTAGATCCGATTTTGCAGATGAAAGTAAAGATACTTATGTAGAATTTGAATTTCAGTTGAAAGATAAAAGAATTAAAGTATACAGATCACCTCGTTATGAAAGAAAGAAAAAAATAGGGGAAGGAATAACGGAGCATAGACCAGAGGCCAATATAAAAGTATACCAAAATGAGAAATTAATAGTTCAAACAGAAGGAGTTCAACAGGTTACAGAAAAAGTAGAAGAGTATTTGAGACTAAACTATTATCAATTCAAGCAAATAATGATGATACCTCAAGGTGAGTTTAGAAAATTTATATTAGCTGATTCGAACGAAAGGGAAGAAATATTCAAAAAGATATTTGATATAAGTGTCTATGAAAAGTTTGAAAATAAGATAGATGAAGTTTATAAAGATATTCTTGATGAACTAAAATTAAAAAAAGAAAGAATTAAAAATTATATATTAAACCTAAATATACAAGAACAGAGTTTTAAAGATCTAATCAAAGAAGAAAGTATAGACATAGAAAAGGTATTTGATTTAATATTGTTAGAGATCCAAAAAAACCAAGAGTTAATAAAAATAAAGATTCTAGAACAAAATAAAAATAAAAAAGAAGTTGATGAATTAAATACTAAACTTCAAAAAATAAAAAGAAACAACGAATTAATTGATAGAAAAGAAAACATAAAACAAGAAATAAATGAGCTTTTAAAAAACCAAGATAATATTAAAAAAAAGAAAATTGTATTAGAAAAAGTCCAAAAAGTTGAAAAAATAATTCCTTATGAAGACCAGCTTGTTGAAGCAAAAAGAAAATTAGAGAAAGCAAAAAAAGAAAGTGAACACCATAAAATTTTATTATTTGAAAAAGAAAAAGAAGAAAAAACATTAGAGAAAGTTCTTAAAACCCTTGAAAAAGATTATCAACAACTATCTGGTATTCAGAAAGAAATTGAAGAGTTAAACGACAAATTACCGAAGATAGAAGAAATGCAAAATAAACAAAAACAGTTAAAAGATTTGGAAACAGCTCTTAGCCTAAAAAATAAAAGTATATCAAAGATTAAAGAAGCGATTCTAACAGGCAAAACTTTGCTTGAGAAAAATGAAGAGTTCATAGAAAAAAACGAGGATATTCACCCGGAGATTTTAAAATTCCAAGTAGAAAATCTAAAAAAAATAATCACTTCAACAAATAAACTTTTTGAGGATAACTCCGAATTTATAAGGGTTAAGAAAAAATACAATGACATCCTTAAAAAGATTGAAGAAAAAGATCATGAAATTAATCAACTGAAAGAAGCGTATAAAAATAAGAATCTAGAGTTTATAAACTCACAAGCTTATATACTTGCTTCAAAACTTAAAGAAGGCGAACCTTGCCCAGTATGTGGAGCAACATTTCATCCTTCACCAGCGAAACCTCATCATCAAACGGTAACAGAAATAGAGGTAAGAGATTTAGAAAAAGAGATACAAAAAAAAGAGGAAGAAAGAGCTAAAATTCTGTCAATGTACGATGAAATATCAAAAAAATATTCTGAGTTATCGTCACATATTGATCATGAATACTTAAGAATATGTAAAGAGGCACAACTTTCTCCAAAGAAAGATGAAGAAATATCTTTTCACTTACAAGATATTTTAAAAGCTAAACAGAACGAGGTATATATATTAGAAAATGAATATAAAGAAAAATTAAATATTTATAATAAGATAAAAAAAACAAAAGAAGAAATCATCTTTATCAAGAAAAAGATAAAAGAATTAGAGATAGAAAATGAAGAATTAACAAAAACAGTTGATGAGATGAACAAAAAAAAGATAGAGCTCTCTATAGAGATAAAAAATCTTAACCAGCAAATCTTAAATAAAACTGTGGAAGATATTCAGAAAGAAATAATTCTGAAAGAAAACTTCGTTAAAAAAACTCAAACTCAATATCAAGAAAAAACAGAGAAATACAAGGTAATATCCCAAGAAATAAATACTTTAAAAGGTAACATTATAACCCTCAAAGAATTAGTTTCTACTTATCAAGAAGAGGCAATCAGATTTGAAAAAATATTCAATCAAAAAATTGAAGAAATGAATCTTAAAAACTTTGAAGAATACCAAATAATAAAGGACAAAATGAATGAGGTTGATCAACTAGAAAAGGTAATAAGAGAATACGAAGATGAATTAAAAGATAAACAGAGTATTCTAAAAGATCTCGAAAATGCGACAAAGGATCTCCAAAAGATAGATGAGATTCCCATACTTCAAGAAATTAAACTTATTCAGAAGAATATAGAAAATTTAATAAGTGAACAAACTCGCTTGGAAGAAAGAAAAAAGGGTTTAAAAGAATCTCAAAAGAGTATAGAGGAAACACAAAAAGATTTTGAAGAAGCTGAAAAAAAATATAGAACAATTAGAGTTCTTAGAGATGTGAGTGTAGGGAACAACGATTCAAGAATAAGTTTAAGTAAATATGTTTTAACTTATTATTTTGAA
Coding sequences within:
- the gcvPA gene encoding aminomethyl-transferring glycine dehydrogenase subunit GcvPA; this translates as MNKFPYLPHTEKDVEQMLEFLNIESIDELYEDVPHLYNSTLNIPSSMSEIEVKERLQDLAKLNKNIEDYGIFRGAGIYNHYIPSVVYQIASNRNFLTAYTPYQAEVSQGTLQMLYEYQSLICELTGMEVANSSMYDGASALAEAVLMAKRINGKNNALVSKLVHPEYQEVVKTYIEAQEMKLEEVNYISQTGQVDIEDLNSKIDENTSCVVVAYPNFFGIVEDLKKIKENIPDNVIFIVTTYPISLGLLEAPGKFGADIVVGEGQSLGNHPSLGGPGLGFFASKKKYIRKMPGRIIGETVDQEGKRGFSMVLQTREQHIRREKSTSNICSNHAFNALLTSIYINVMGKQGIKEVAEQNYYKAHYLAKKLIESEKFEPVFEGPFFNEFVLKSKLNVEFLNNKLLEQNYFGPLPLMKFYPGMKDQVLFCVTELTKKRDIDFLCSFLEGLV
- a CDS encoding exonuclease SbcCD subunit D, with protein sequence MKFIHTADWHLGKIIYSNYMTEDQRFILNKFINYLHSNSPDLLIISGDLYDRAVPPSEAVSLLNEVLSKIVLEMQIPTLIISGNHDSSERLEFLNGILSGMNLHIEGTLKKEVKKITFEDEYGPVNFYLLPYVEMQRAKELFKTDFENKTQVIEYYIDNMKVKDDERNILIAHEYVMGAEESESERPLSIGGSEYVEPSVFNKFDYVALGHLHRPQKVKNENINYSGSLLKYSFSEVNHIKGMNIVKMKEKGNVEIDKISFNPIREMKIIKGMFEEIIKKNPSDNYLQIVLEDEEPIFDAIYKLRAKFPNVLSLEFPNQQISENIFSLDKNVNDISPLEIFEIFFKEVKKRELSIQEKRKVEEIFEEVIKERSDES
- a CDS encoding AAA family ATPase, with translation MKPLNLKFQAFGPFLEEQEIDFTKLQNEGLFLISGPTGAGKTTIFDAICYALYGTGSMGERGDSNARSDFADESKDTYVEFEFQLKDKRIKVYRSPRYERKKKIGEGITEHRPEANIKVYQNEKLIVQTEGVQQVTEKVEEYLRLNYYQFKQIMMIPQGEFRKFILADSNEREEIFKKIFDISVYEKFENKIDEVYKDILDELKLKKERIKNYILNLNIQEQSFKDLIKEESIDIEKVFDLILLEIQKNQELIKIKILEQNKNKKEVDELNTKLQKIKRNNELIDRKENIKQEINELLKNQDNIKKKKIVLEKVQKVEKIIPYEDQLVEAKRKLEKAKKESEHHKILLFEKEKEEKTLEKVLKTLEKDYQQLSGIQKEIEELNDKLPKIEEMQNKQKQLKDLETALSLKNKSISKIKEAILTGKTLLEKNEEFIEKNEDIHPEILKFQVENLKKIITSTNKLFEDNSEFIRVKKKYNDILKKIEEKDHEINQLKEAYKNKNLEFINSQAYILASKLKEGEPCPVCGATFHPSPAKPHHQTVTEIEVRDLEKEIQKKEEERAKILSMYDEISKKYSELSSHIDHEYLRICKEAQLSPKKDEEISFHLQDILKAKQNEVYILENEYKEKLNIYNKIKKTKEEIIFIKKKIKELEIENEELTKTVDEMNKKKIELSIEIKNLNQQILNKTVEDIQKEIILKENFVKKTQTQYQEKTEKYKVISQEINTLKGNIITLKELVSTYQEEAIRFEKIFNQKIEEMNLKNFEEYQIIKDKMNEVDQLEKVIREYEDELKDKQSILKDLENATKDLQKIDEIPILQEIKLIQKNIENLISEQTRLEERKKGLKESQKSIEETQKDFEEAEKKYRTIRVLRDVSVGNNDSRISLSKYVLTYYFEEILSYANQRLKKLTDNRYRMLRTKNVTDARRKEGLEITIFDNYTAKERPIKTLSGGESFKAALSLALGMADVVQNHSGGVTLDTIFIDEGFGSLDTNSLDNAIEVLMQLNTSGRMVGIISHVNELKERINTKIEVIPDKKGSRIKL
- the gcvT gene encoding glycine cleavage system aminomethyltransferase GcvT, with the translated sequence MLKKVKEFYDFSRSQILKQVLENNGIQAFLKSSIGIGGEYFGEGVIYDIYVEEEDFEKAKQIIIGFKKGGEELNEMKKTPLYNKHKELGAKLGEFAGWELPLWYSSIIDEHQSVRNNIGVFDVSHMGEILIEGSEAEEFVDFLITNNIKKIEAGDIIYSPMCNDNGGIIDDLLAYKFSNQKVLLVVNASNTEKDFNWIKKHDDKFDVDVQNVSDEYCQIAFQGPKAQEQLQKYLTKINLDEVDYYTFRDIEIDNKKVIISRTGYTGEDGFELYLPPEISVNVWDKLLELAQQVDGKPCGLGCRDTLRFEPKMLLYGNDMDDNTTPLEAGLKWAVDFDKDFIGKDVLLNQKETGIKRKLVGMEILDKMPVRHGYEIYDESKDIKIGFVTSGVKSPTLNKNLALGYVDKDFSKIGTRIYIKARNKMLETEIVKTPFYKGSVRNKKI